One Spinacia oleracea cultivar Varoflay chromosome 4, BTI_SOV_V1, whole genome shotgun sequence DNA segment encodes these proteins:
- the LOC110778842 gene encoding probable flavin-containing monooxygenase 1: protein MRIPINKGYPIWKLERVLVINKKMERKVGIIGAGISGLLACKYALAKGYHPLVFESRSTIGGVWTKTVETTKLQTPKPLYEFSDFPWPSSVETVFPDQNQVFDYLKSYANHFDLLKHIRFNTKVVSIKYEGPSDEEIQSWALWGGNGNPFGNMGKWTVTTQDLLSQTIEVMQVEFVVLCLGRFSDLPNMPEFPSGKGPEVFDGKVMHSMDYAALDYETARNLVKGKRVTVVGFQKSALDIAMETSIANGVERPCTVICRTPHWNVPDYFPWGFPLAYLYLNRFSEFLVHKPGEGLLLSLLASLLLPLRWGISKFVESDIKKKHNLKKFGMVPEHSFLQEMNSCLISTVPQGFYENAEKGSIVLKRSPTFSFCKQGVILDDSTVGTKEPIKSDVVIFATGFKGDQKLKDIFASPKFQDYIIGSSHKSVPLYRECIHPRIPQLAVIGFSESIANLYTSELRCRWLFELVDGKFKLPNIQKMEKDVLEWDQFMKRSSGKYYRRSCIGALHIWYNDQLCKDMGLTPNRKKGYWAELFEPYGPMDYA from the exons ATGAGAATCCCTATAAATAAGGGGTACCcaatttggaaacttgaaagAGTTTTagtaataaacaaaaaaatggaAAGGAAAGTGGGCATAATAGGGGCAGGAATTAGTGGTCTATTAGCATGCAAATATGCCCTTGCTAAGGGTTACCACCCCTTAGTTTTTGAGTCCCGAAGCACCATTGGTGGTGTTTGGACCAAAACTGTGGAAACTACTAAACTTCAAACACCTAAACCACTCTATGAATTCAGTGATTTCCCATGGCCTTCTTCAGTGGAAACAGTTTTCCCTGACCAAAATCAAGTGTTTGATTATCTTAAATCTTACGCTAATCACTTTGATTTGCTTAAACACATTAGATTTAACACCAAAGTTGTGAGTATTAAGTATGAAGGTCCATCTGATGAAGAGATCCAATCATGGGCCCTTTGGGGTGGGAATGGTAACCCGTTTGGTAATATGGGCAAATGGACTGTCACAACCCAAGATCTACTCAGCCAAACTATCGAG GTGATGCAAGTAGAATTTGTGGTGTTGTGTCTGGGGCGATTCAGTGATCTACCTAACATGCCCGAGTTTCCTTCGGGTAAAGGCCCAGAGGTATTCGATGGGAAGGTCATGCATTCTATGGATTATGCTGCTTTGGACTATGAAACTGCTAGAAATTTGGTTAAGGGAAAGCGAGTTACAGTTGTTGGCTTCCAAAAATCTGCACTCGACATTGCTATGGAGACTTCCATTGCCAACG GAGTGGAACGTCCATGCACGGTAATATGTAGAACACCACATTGGAATGTACCCGATTACTTCCCTTGGGGATTTCCTCTTgcatacttgtatttgaatcgcTTTTCCGAATTCTTAGTTCATAAGCCTGGTGAAGGCCTTCTGCTTAGTCTCCTTGCCTCGCTACTTTTACCTTTG AGATGGGGAATAAGTAAATTTGTGGAAAGCGATATTAAGAAGAAGCATAATCTGAAGAAATTCGGTATGGTACCGGAACATAGCTTCTTACAGGAGATGAACTCTTGTTTGATCTCAACCGTTCCACAAGGATTTTATGAAAATGCTGAGAAAGGAAGCATTGTTTTGAAAAGATCTCCAACTTTTAGCTTCTGCAAACAGGGTGTTATACTTGATGATAGTACCGTTGGAACAAAGGAACCTATTAAGAGTGACGTTGTTATTTTTGCTACTGGATTTAAGGGTGATCAGAAGCTCAAAGACATATTTGCATCTCCCAAATTTCAGGATTATATTATCGGCTCTTCTCATAAAAGTGTTCCATTATACAG GGAATGTATCCATCCACGTATTCCACAATTGGCAGTAATTGGATTTTCGGAGAGCATTGCCAACTTGTACACTTCGGAATTAAGATGTCGCTGGTTATTTGAATTGGTTGATGGCAAATTTAAATTGCCAAACATTCAAAAAATGGAGAAAGATGTGTTGGAATGGGATCAATTCATGAAGAGGTCATCTGGCAAGTATTACAGAAGATCTTGCATTGGAGCACTGCATATTTGGTACAATGATCAACTGTGCAAAGACATGGGCTTGACCCCAAACAGAAAGAAGGGATATTGGGCTGAATTGTTTGAGCCTTATGGCCCAATGGACTATGCTTAA
- the LOC110778840 gene encoding sodium transporter HKT1, whose product MQFLPHHLHEMMEKYLVLAHEKSDPIFKFIDKKIKPYLSHGFEYLLFQISPYWHHLFYYILVSLLGYICLKGTKQNSSASSNSHHELNLFFTSVSATTISSMSTIEMENFSTTQLIVLVILMFSGGEVFLSLLGLQIRKLKHKKRARNHVLNPNPSSQTEGIKYKSLRALNHVVLVYLLVSHILGYIFVSLYISIISPSANNVLEMKKLESHLFSLFVTVSTFSNCGFIPTNENMMPFNKNSGLLLILIPQILFGNKLYPSFLRLVIYVLDKFTKKEEYNYMLNHHSDLGYGLLISSFKAFLLSVTAIGLIGIQFLVFCFLEWNSIVFQGQNWYRKLVGSLFQTVNSRHSGESIVDISLLSPATLALFVVMMYLPSSTIFVPLSYDKESTIVSENSQNKRSGKKEESSFIQNLKFSPLSYLAIFVILVCITESTSLKEDPLNFTVFNIIVEVVSAYGNVGFSMGYSCERRLVNSSYCKDTCYGFVGRWTWKGKFLLILVMLFGRLKRFHFHSGKAWKLSL is encoded by the exons atGCAATTTCTTCCTCATCATCTCCATGAAATGATGGAGAAATACTTAGTTCTTGCGCATGAGAAATCAGATCCAATATTTAAATTTAtcgacaaaaaaataaaaccatatTTAAGTCATGGGTTTGAGTACTTACTCTTTCAAATAAGCCCATATTGGCATCACTTATTTTACTACATCCTTGTCTCTCTTCTTGGGTATATTTGTTTGAAGGGCACAAAACAGAATTCTTCTGCTTCTTCAAACTCACACCATGAGCTCAACCTCTTCTTCACCTCGGTATCCGCAACCACGATATCGAGCATGTCCACCATTGAAATGGAGAATTTCTCAACTACTCAACTCATAGTACTTGTTATATTAATGTTCTCAGGGGGTGAAGTCTTCCTCTCCCTCCTCGGCCTTCAAATCCGAAAGCTTAAACACAAGAAAAGAGCGCGAAACCATGTCTTAAACCCTAACCCTTCCTCTCAAACTGAAGGTATAAAGTACAAATCATTAAGGGCACTTAACCATGTGGTTTTGGTATACCTTTTAGTGTCACATATACTAGGGTATATCTTTGTGTCCTTGTATATCAGCATTATTTCTCCTAGCGCAAACAATGTGCTAGAGATGAAAAAGCTTGAATCTCACCTGTTTTCTCTATTCGTCACTGTATCCACATTCTCTAACTGTGGATTCATCCCTACAAATGAAAACATGATGCCCTTTAACAAAAACTCAGGCTTACTTTTGATTCTTATCCCTCAAATCCTCTTTGGTAATAAATTATACCCTTCTTTCTTAAGGTTAGTTATCTATGTTCTTGACAAATTTACCAAGAAAGAGGAATACAATTACATGCTGAACCATCATTCAGATTTGGGTTATGGGCTTttgatttcaagcttcaaagCTTTTCTTTTGAGTGTAACTGCAATTGGGCTTATTGGCATCCAATTCTTGGTGTTTTGTTTCTTGGAGTGGAATTCTATTGTTTTTCAAGGGCAAAATTGGTATCGGAAATTGGTTGGTTCATTGTTTCAAACTGTAAATTCAAGGCATAGTGGGGAGTCCATTGTTGATATCTCCCTTCTTTCACCAGCTACTCTCGCTCTCTTTGTGGTTATGAT GTACCTTCCATCAAGCACAATATTCGTACCATTGAGTTACGACAAAGAATCAACAATCGTAAGTGAGAATAGCCAGAACAAGAGAAGCGGCAAAAAGGAAGAGAGTAGCTTCATTCAGAATCTCAAATTCTCTCCACTTTCCTACTTGGCTATCTTTGTCATACTTGTTTGCATCACTGAGAGCACCAGTTTAAAGGAAGATCCTCTCAATTTCACCGTCTTCAACATTATTGTCGAAGTCGTAAG TGCATATGGGAACGTGGGATTCTCAATGGGCTACAGTTGTGAACGAAGACTTGTGAACAGCAGCTATTGCAAGGACACTTGCTATGGTTTTGTAGGGAGATGGACTTGGAAGGGGAAGTTCCTTCTCATTTTGGTCATGCTTTTTGGAAGGCTTAAGAGATTTCACTTCCATTCTGGAAAAGCATGGAAACTTTCCCTCTAA